The following are from one region of the Rhinoraja longicauda isolate Sanriku21f chromosome 11, sRhiLon1.1, whole genome shotgun sequence genome:
- the tmed5 gene encoding transmembrane emp24 domain-containing protein 5 produces the protein MLGLPLLLLLCCCGWTPLCFGFSQSFDSDFTFTLPAGQKECFYQTMKKDATLEIEYQVIDGAGLDVDFYISSPNGKVLYFDQRKSDGVHSIETENGDYMFCFDNSFSSMSGKIVFFELILDNMEPEGDSTKWNDILPGGELLDMKLEDILETINSVKARLSKSNQIQGLLKAFEARDRNLQEGNYDRVNFWSMVNLAAMFTVSCLQVYMLKHLFNDNRRSRT, from the exons ATGTTGGGGCtgccccttctcctcctcctgtgCTGCTGCGGCTGGACCCCGCTCTGCTTCGGCTTCTCTCAGTCCTTTGACAGCGACTTCACCTTCACTCTGCCGGCGGGGCAGAAGGAGTGTTTCTACCAAACTATGAAGAAAGATGCCACCCTGGAGATCGAGTATCAG GTGATCGATGGGGCAGGATTAGATGTGGATTTCTACATTTCATCCCCAAATGGAAAGGTTCTCTATTTTGATCAGAGAAAGTCTGATGGAGTGCACAG CATCGAAACTGAGAATGGAGACTACATGTTTTGTTTCGACAACTCATTTAGTTCCATGTCAGGGAAGATAGTGTTCTTTGAGCTTATTCTGGACAACATGGAACCTGAGGGTGACTCAACCAAGTGGAATGATATTCTACCAGGAGGAGAGCTGCTTGATATGAAACTGGAAGATATTCTG GAAACTATAAACAGCGTGAAAGCGAGACTTAGTAAAAGCAACCAGATACAGGGGCTGCTCAAAGCCTTTGAGGCACGTGATCGGAACCTCcaagaaggcaattatgatcggGTGAATTTCTGGTCGATGGTGAACCTTGCTGCGATGTTCACAGTGTCGTGTCTGCAGGTATACATGCTGAAACATTTATTCAACGACAACAGAAGAAGCCGAACGTAG